The following DNA comes from Amycolatopsis albispora.
GCGCTGGAGCTGGCCGGGATCACCGCCGCCACCCCGGATCCGGCGGGCGGTGAGATCGTCCGGGACCCCACCGGCGAGCCGACCGGGGTTCTGCTGGAGGCCGCCGGGGTCCCGGTCGAGCACGCGCTGCGCGCCACGCGGACGCTCAGCGACGAACAGCACGCCGCCGCGTCCCGGCACGGCATCGCCACGCTGCATTCGTACGGCATCACCGCGTTCCAGGACGCCGGGGTGTCGGCGGACATCCTGCGTGCGCTGAAGTCGCTCGACGACGCGGGCGAGCTGCACGCCTGGGTGGTGTCGTCCCTGCTGATCAACGACCCGATCTTCGGCTTCGACCCGATCGGGGCGCCGCTGCTGGAGGTCGCCGGCCAGTACCGCGGCGAGCACCACCGGCCGGACTTCGTGAAGGTGTTCCTCGACGGCGTGCCGCCGACGCGCACCGCCGCCTTCCTCGAGCCGTACCTGCCCGACGACGCGCACGGGGCATGCCACCGCGGCGCCACCACGATGCCCGTCGAGGAGCTGGAAGGCTGGCTGCGCACGGCCGCCGAAGCCGGGCTGTCGGCCAAGGTCCACTGCACTGGCGACGCCTCGGTCCGCGCCACCCTCGACGCGGTCGAGAAGGTGCGCGCGGCCGGGTTCACGGAGCCGAAGTTCCAGGTGGCGCACGGCCAGTTCGTGCACCCGGACGACGTGCCGAGGTTCGCCGCACTGGGTGTCGCGGCCGACATCTCGCCGTTCCTGTGGGTGCCGGGGGTCATCCCGTCCGCCATCGCCGAGGTGCTGCCCGGTTCGCGGGCCGCGCGCATGCAACCCAACCGCGACCTGCTGGACAGCGGCGCGCTGGTGGCGGGCGGTTCGGACTGGCCGGTGAGCGAATCACCCGATGCGTGGGAGGGCATTCAGGGGCTGGTCACGCGGCGTGACCCGACTGGCGTGCACCCCGGTGCGCTGTGGCCGGAGCAGGCGATCTCG
Coding sequences within:
- a CDS encoding amidohydrolase, with the translated sequence MAADLILTNATVYTVDPARPWASALAVKDGRVLSLEDLDRGPHTEVVDLGGAFVLPGLVDVHNHHALAGRAALFELGFGAEAGFDDILAAVRERAAGLGPDEWVVGGAWASTLVGTLSRVSARHALDEAAGGRPVSLADDSRHNRWVSTRALELAGITAATPDPAGGEIVRDPTGEPTGVLLEAAGVPVEHALRATRTLSDEQHAAASRHGIATLHSYGITAFQDAGVSADILRALKSLDDAGELHAWVVSSLLINDPIFGFDPIGAPLLEVAGQYRGEHHRPDFVKVFLDGVPPTRTAAFLEPYLPDDAHGACHRGATTMPVEELEGWLRTAAEAGLSAKVHCTGDASVRATLDAVEKVRAAGFTEPKFQVAHGQFVHPDDVPRFAALGVAADISPFLWVPGVIPSAIAEVLPGSRAARMQPNRDLLDSGALVAGGSDWPVSESPDAWEGIQGLVTRRDPTGVHPGALWPEQAISLPEAIEVFTLAGARAMGLDDVTGSLTPGKSADFLVLDRDPFRTDPAEIARTEVTETWFAGHRVFRRD